A region from the Alnus glutinosa chromosome 5, dhAlnGlut1.1, whole genome shotgun sequence genome encodes:
- the LOC133868979 gene encoding uncharacterized protein LOC133868979, translated as MDAEEVMKLFDSCWFESEILKKLPNRSNSSSCKANPDHQIEDKPSKTKISRIPTLHTRSMSDQLSSKTSFNSGALSPDSVLLTGKLHTIHSGKEMTELSEKPKPADFQVSSRKKIRRGKGESKSLSDLQFQELKGFMDLGFVFSDEDLNNPSLASILPGLNRFGKKEGEEEAIDESAIPRPYLSEAWEVLDRRRGENPLMNWRIPAFSNEIKMKDSLRSWAHTVASTVR; from the coding sequence ATGGACGCAGAGGAAGTTATGAAGCTCTTTGATTCTTGCTGGTTCGAGTCCGAAATCCTCAAGAAACTGCCGAATCGGTCGAATTCATCGAGTTGTAAAGCAAACCCAGATCACCAAATTGAAGATAAACCATCAAAAACAAAGATTTCACGCATCCCGACCCTCCATACAAGGTCCATGAGTGACCAGTTGAGCTCCAAAACAAGCTTCAACTCCGGTGCTCTGTCTCCGGACTCGGTCCTTCTCACCGGCAAACTCCACACCATCCATTCAGGTAAAGAAATGACAGAATTATCAGAGAAACCAAAACCGGCAGATTTCCAAGTATCGTCCAGGAAGAAGATCAGAAGGGGAAAAGGCGAAAGCAAGAGCTTGTCTGACCTTCAGTTTCAGGAGCTAAAAGGGTTTATGGATCTGGGGTTTGTTTTCTCCGATGAAGATCTGAATAATCCAAGCTTGGCTTCAATCCTTCCCGGGTTGAATAGATTCGGCAAGAAAGAGGGGGAAGAAGAGGCTATTGATGAGTCTGCAATTCCAAGGCcttatctttctgaagcttgGGAGGTTTTGGATAGGAGAAGGGGAGAGAACCCATTGATGAATTGGAGAATTCCTGCTTTTAGCaatgagattaaaatgaaagatAGTCTAAGATCGTGGGCTCATACTGTTGCTTCTACTGTTAGATGA